The nucleotide sequence ATGTAATTGGTAATAAATTTGTTTACGACACATTCGGGCTTTCTACTTACATACACAAATTGGATTTGCCTGTATTGGAAGCGTTGCCTAGGGTAGCCCAGATGTATGGTTTTCATGCAGAAGCACCGCCTGCACCTGCAGGCTTTATTGACGAGGGAGACCAAATTGTATTTGGCAATACTGTGTTGGATATTTTGTTTACTCCCGGTCATTCGCCCGGTAGCGTTTGTTTTTATCATAAAGCGGAGCAATACGTTATTGGCGGAGATGTGCTTTTTTATGGAAGCATTGGCAGAACCGATTTGCCGGGAGGTAATCATGCTGCACTTATTACTAGTATTAAAACTAAATTGTTGACGCTTGATGATACGGTAAAAGTGTATTCGGGGCACGGACCGGTTACCAATATTGGTTTTGAGCGCAAGAACAATCCGTTTTTAAAGTAATGAGCATAAATAAAGATAAACTGCTTTTTGTAGATAGAGATGGCACTCTAATTGTGGAGCCTAAAGGAGATTTTAGGGTAAACACGTTAGAGAAATTAGACTTAATGCCATTTGTGATAAGTAGTTTGTATAAAATAACAAAAGAGCTGGGCTATAAGTTGGTAATGGTTACCAATCAAGATGGTTTGGGAACGGCTGATTTTCCTGAAGATTCTTTTTATAAAGTTCAAAACAAACTACTAAAATTATTTGCAAACGAAGGTGTAGATTTTTTGGGAGTACATATTGACAAAACGTACGAACACGAAAAGCAGCCTACGCGCAAGCCGGGCACCGCTATGTTAACCAAATACATGAATGAGCAATATGATTTGAAAAATTCTTTTATGGTTGGAGATAGTTGGGTAGATATGAAGCTTGCGGAGAACCTGGGGTGCAAGTCGATTGTTTTTAACAATAAACAGCTCGATTCCTTGTCGTGTGTTGGTTTTAGAGCAGAGGATTGGCAGCAGATATATACGTTTCTTAAAAAAACTGGTTAATAATTCAGGTAAAACTATGTGTTGGTAATTGTGTTTTTTATAAGGCTATTTGTAAATTTGCTCGTTACAATTTAAACACAACAAATGCAACAATACCACGATTTAATGCGCCATGTTTTGGCAACTGGTGCAAAAAAGACAGATAGAACCGGAACAGGAACCGTAAGCGTTTTTGGATACCAAATGCGTTACAATTTGGCAGATGGATTTCCGCTTGTAACAACAAAAAAATTACATTTAAAATCAATTATACACGAGTTGATTTGGTTCTTGAAAGGAGACACCAATATAAAATACTTAAAAGATAATAATGTAAGTATTTGGGATGAGTGGGCAGATGAGAACGGGAACTTAGGTCCGGTATATGGCCACCAGTGGCGCTCCTGGCCAACACCAGATGGCGGACACATAGATCAAATAACACAAGTAATAGAACAGATAAAAAAAAATCCTGATTCTAGGCGATTAATTGTAAGTGCATGGAATGTGGCAGACATAAACAAAATGAAGCTGCCTCCGTGCCATGCGTTTTTTCAATTTTATGTGGCTGATGGAAAATTGTCTTGCCAGTTGTATCAGCGAAGTGCCGATATTTTTTTAGGTGTGCCATTTAACATTGCATCGTATGCTATTTTATTGCTGATGGTAGCGCAAGTATGTAATTTGCAGCCCGGAGAATTTGTGCATACGCTTGGCGATGCGCATTTGTATTCGAATCACATAGAGCAAGCAAATTTGCAATTGACAAGAGATTTAAAACCATTGCCAACGTTGAAGTTGAACCCTGATGTCAAAAATATTTTTGATTTTAAGTTCGAAGATTTTACGTTAGAAAACTACAATCCACATCCGCATATTAAGGCTGTTGTTGCTGTTTAAGGACGATAAGTTTTTCTAAAATTATTTTTTCTTAAACCATCT is from Bacteroidota bacterium and encodes:
- a CDS encoding MBL fold metallo-hydrolase — its product is MTTIQTFTFGPFQENTYILSDETKQAILIDAGCFESSEQQALASYIKDNKLNLVKLINTHGHVDHVIGNKFVYDTFGLSTYIHKLDLPVLEALPRVAQMYGFHAEAPPAPAGFIDEGDQIVFGNTVLDILFTPGHSPGSVCFYHKAEQYVIGGDVLFYGSIGRTDLPGGNHAALITSIKTKLLTLDDTVKVYSGHGPVTNIGFERKNNPFLK
- the hisB gene encoding histidinol-phosphatase — protein: MSINKDKLLFVDRDGTLIVEPKGDFRVNTLEKLDLMPFVISSLYKITKELGYKLVMVTNQDGLGTADFPEDSFYKVQNKLLKLFANEGVDFLGVHIDKTYEHEKQPTRKPGTAMLTKYMNEQYDLKNSFMVGDSWVDMKLAENLGCKSIVFNNKQLDSLSCVGFRAEDWQQIYTFLKKTG
- a CDS encoding thymidylate synthase, coding for MQQYHDLMRHVLATGAKKTDRTGTGTVSVFGYQMRYNLADGFPLVTTKKLHLKSIIHELIWFLKGDTNIKYLKDNNVSIWDEWADENGNLGPVYGHQWRSWPTPDGGHIDQITQVIEQIKKNPDSRRLIVSAWNVADINKMKLPPCHAFFQFYVADGKLSCQLYQRSADIFLGVPFNIASYAILLLMVAQVCNLQPGEFVHTLGDAHLYSNHIEQANLQLTRDLKPLPTLKLNPDVKNIFDFKFEDFTLENYNPHPHIKAVVAV